Proteins encoded by one window of Hippoglossus hippoglossus isolate fHipHip1 chromosome 15, fHipHip1.pri, whole genome shotgun sequence:
- the dennd10 gene encoding DENN domain-containing protein 10, translated as MATTEIQLMLSVGLIEKDVNGDTLWVWCFPSVDSGVRQVLLSKCCLTQHGRDFHTFVFGQFTRMWYYITTVEVQEPTALKKVTHFSIVVTAKDFNPEKYAALSRILCRMYIKYGSPVKMMEAYLTVLTKGICQSDENGSFVIKDYDVRKAYLAGSVKDVVSQFGLETIILYTALMLKKRIVVHHPRIEALLEFTRVLPALTWHRKDWSILHPYVHLTDPELEDLKKCPGYVAGFVDPEVSNRSDLFDVYVNLPDSVITVSQDAKDAMTMGKLHKEVGLLIVQSAEDSERSDSQVIKDISVKTKEILANLVALADECEDSKITLEGLKQHHFPPATENFLFHLAAAEQLLRI; from the exons ATGGCCACAACTGAAATACAGCTTATGTTAAGCGTCGGGTTGATCG agaaagatgtgaatgGAGACACACTGTGGGTGTGGTGCTTCCCCTCCGTGGACTCAGGCGTGAGGCAAGTCCTGCTCAGTAAGTGCTGTCTGACGCAGCATGGCCGGGACTTCCACACCTTTGTGTTTGGTCAGTTCACTCGTATGTGGTACTACATCACCACAGTGGAGGTGCAGGAGCCCACAGCGCTAAAAAAG GTTACTCATTTTTCAATAGTTGTTACAGCAAAAGACTTCAACCCGGAGAAGTACGCTGCTCTCAGTAGAATCCTCTGCAG GATGTACATCAAATATGGCAGCCCAGTGAAGATGATGGAGGCGTACCTCACTGTTCTTACTAAAGGAATCTGTCAGAGTGATGAAAATGGCTCGTTTGTCATTAAGGACTACGACGTGCGGAAGGCGTACCTGGCTGGTTCAGTCAAAG ATGTGGTGTCTCAGTTTGGTTTGGAGACTATCATCCTGTACACCGCTCTCATGCTGAAGAAGAGGATCGTCGTCCATCACCCTCGTATTGAAGCGTTGTTGGAGTTTACAAG AGTTCTGCCGGCTCTGACGTGGCACAGGAAGGACTGGTCCATCCTGCACCCCTACGTGCACCTGACCGATCCTGAGCTAGAGGATTTAAAGAAATGTCCCG gTTATGTTGCAGGATTTGTGGATCCGGAAGTGAGCAACAGATCGGACTTGTTTGATGTGTACGTGAACCTCCCTGACAGTGTCATCACAGTTTCCCAGGATGCCAAAG ACGCCATGACTATGGGGAAGTTACACAAGGAGGTTGGTCTCCTCATCGTCCAATCAGCGGAGGACAGTGAGAGGTCAGACAGTCAGGTGATCaag GACATCTCTGTGAAGACCAAAGAGATCCTCGCAAACCTGGTCGCCCTAGCAGACGAGTGTGAAGACTCTAAAATCACTCTGGAGGGTTTGAAGCAGCATCACTTCCCCCCTGCAACAGAGaacttcctctttcatttggCAGCGGCTGAGCAACTCTTAAGGATATAA
- the sfxn4 gene encoding sideroflexin-4 isoform X2 yields the protein MDPNLLYWKSQGQSFLSRVRIWFNLLDPSLLLCSDAQIQGARSLIGGGEDSEKDAAAQTLALSSVHADSGAVLPLVFRPPALMPVAAPLVVASFLPHSSVKPALIWQLLLQSYNAGFNYANRNSSSEQSKTASLKQLLLIAGTVSYATCAGALPQIFINRLGVRSAPVQTFFRSILPIPLSAALAFFSVSTIRIEETETGIQVFDSHGSPVGISKAAGEKAVRETALSRAALFGTTAAVPNLLIFLLNRTRLFQRNSLLVAPLRHISIALILGLMIPVSFSLFPQLGTIKKETLEEELQAAAADGHLFYHRGL from the exons ATGGATCCCAATCTGCTGTACTGGAAGAGCCAGGGTCAG TCTTTCCTCAGCCGAGTGCGGATCTGGTTCAATCTGCTCGACCCgtcgctgctgctctgctctgat gCTCAGATCCAGGGGGCGCGCTCCCTCattggaggaggagaagacagtGAGAAG GATGCAGCTGCACAGACCCTCGCTCTG TCGTCCGTCCACGCCGACTCTGGAGCCGTTCTTCCTCTGGTTTTCCGTCCACCAG CCTTGATGCCAGTAGCAGCACCTTTG gTGGTTGCCAGTTTCTTACCTCACAGCAGTGTAAAACCAGCTCTGATTTGGCAG ttgctgctgcagagttACAATGCTGGGTTCAACTATGCAAACAGGAATTCTTCATCAGAGCAG AGTAAGACGGCGTCTCTAAAGCAGCTTCTGTTGATCGCTGGAACTGTGTCGTACGCGACGTGTGCAGGG GCTCTTCCTCAAATTTTCATCAACCGTCTCGGTGTGAGAAGTGCACCCGTCCAGACGTTCTTCAGGTCCATATTACCAATCCCACTCTCAG ctgctctggccttcttcagtgtctccacCATCAGAATTGAGGAGACGGAAACAGGGATCCAGGTGTTTGATTCTCATGGAAGTCCTGTGGGCATCTCTaaggcagcaggagaaaag GCTGTGAGGGAAACTGCGTTGTCAAGAGCAGCTCTGTTTGGTACGACCGCTGCTGTTCCTAACCTGCTCATTTTCCTTCTGAACAG AACGAGACTTTTCCAGAGGAACTCTCTGCTCGTCGCTCCTCTCCGTCACATCAGCATCGCATTGATTCTGGGCCTGATGATCCCAGTGTCGTTCAGTCTCTTTCCACAGCTGGGAACG ATAAAGAAGGAAACGCTGGAGGAGGAACTACAGGCTGCAGCCGCCGACGGACACTTATTCTATCACAGAGGACTCTGA
- the sfxn4 gene encoding sideroflexin-4 isoform X1 codes for MDPNLLYWKSQGQSFLSRVRIWFNLLDPSLLLCSDAQIQGARSLIGGGEDSEKDAAAQTLALSSVHADSGAVLPLVFRPPALMPVAAPLVVASFLPHSSVKPALIWQLLLQSYNAGFNYANRNSSSEQQSKTASLKQLLLIAGTVSYATCAGALPQIFINRLGVRSAPVQTFFRSILPIPLSAALAFFSVSTIRIEETETGIQVFDSHGSPVGISKAAGEKAVRETALSRAALFGTTAAVPNLLIFLLNRTRLFQRNSLLVAPLRHISIALILGLMIPVSFSLFPQLGTIKKETLEEELQAAAADGHLFYHRGL; via the exons ATGGATCCCAATCTGCTGTACTGGAAGAGCCAGGGTCAG TCTTTCCTCAGCCGAGTGCGGATCTGGTTCAATCTGCTCGACCCgtcgctgctgctctgctctgat gCTCAGATCCAGGGGGCGCGCTCCCTCattggaggaggagaagacagtGAGAAG GATGCAGCTGCACAGACCCTCGCTCTG TCGTCCGTCCACGCCGACTCTGGAGCCGTTCTTCCTCTGGTTTTCCGTCCACCAG CCTTGATGCCAGTAGCAGCACCTTTG gTGGTTGCCAGTTTCTTACCTCACAGCAGTGTAAAACCAGCTCTGATTTGGCAG ttgctgctgcagagttACAATGCTGGGTTCAACTATGCAAACAGGAATTCTTCATCAGAGCAG CAGAGTAAGACGGCGTCTCTAAAGCAGCTTCTGTTGATCGCTGGAACTGTGTCGTACGCGACGTGTGCAGGG GCTCTTCCTCAAATTTTCATCAACCGTCTCGGTGTGAGAAGTGCACCCGTCCAGACGTTCTTCAGGTCCATATTACCAATCCCACTCTCAG ctgctctggccttcttcagtgtctccacCATCAGAATTGAGGAGACGGAAACAGGGATCCAGGTGTTTGATTCTCATGGAAGTCCTGTGGGCATCTCTaaggcagcaggagaaaag GCTGTGAGGGAAACTGCGTTGTCAAGAGCAGCTCTGTTTGGTACGACCGCTGCTGTTCCTAACCTGCTCATTTTCCTTCTGAACAG AACGAGACTTTTCCAGAGGAACTCTCTGCTCGTCGCTCCTCTCCGTCACATCAGCATCGCATTGATTCTGGGCCTGATGATCCCAGTGTCGTTCAGTCTCTTTCCACAGCTGGGAACG ATAAAGAAGGAAACGCTGGAGGAGGAACTACAGGCTGCAGCCGCCGACGGACACTTATTCTATCACAGAGGACTCTGA
- the prdx3 gene encoding thioredoxin-dependent peroxide reductase, mitochondrial codes for MAATIRSLFQTSARFAAGRLNVAAAAQHGVSGAARALAAPSLQRACLSTSSYRWAPAVTQPAPAFKATAVLNGEFKEMSLDDFKGKYLVLFFYPLDFTFVCPTEIISFSDKANEFHDVNCEVVGVSVDSHFTHLAWINTPRKTGGLGKIHIPLLSDLNKQVSRDYGVLLEGPGIALRGLFIIDPRGVVRHMSVNDLPVGRSVQETLRLVKAFQFVETHGEVCPASWTPDSPTIKPTPEGSKEYFEKVN; via the exons ATGGCAGCCACCATCAGAAGCCTGTTCCAGACCTCT GCGAGGTTTGCAGCTGGACGTCTGAACgtcgcagcagcagctcaacatGGCGTCTCTGGAGCTGCACGAGCCCtcgctgctccttcactgcaGAGAGCCTGCCTCTCCACCA GCTCTTACAGATGGGCTCCTGCTGTCACTCAGCCGGCTCCTGCTTTTAAGGCCACAGCTGTTCTCAACGGGGAGTTTAAGGAAATGAGCCTCGATGATTTCAAGGGCAAATACCTGGTTCTCTTCTTCTATCCACTGGATTT CACCTTCGTTTGTCCAACGGAGATCATTTCCTTCAGCGACAAGGCCAACGAGTTCCACGACGTCAACTGTGAGGTGGTGGGCGTGTCCGTGGACTCCCACTTCACCCACTTAGCGTGGATCAACACTCCACGCAAG ACTGGAGGTTTGGGCAAAATCCACATCCCTCTGCTGTCAGACCTCAACAAGCAGGTGTCTAGAGACTATGGAGTCCTGCTGGAAGGTCCGGGCATTGCACTTAG GGGTTTGTTCATCATTGATCCACGCGGTGTGGTGAGGCACATGAGTGTCAACGACCTGCCGGTGGGCCGCTCTGTCCAAGAGACCCTTCGTCTGGTGAAGGCGTTCCAGTTCGTGGAGACGCACGGTGAAGTGTGTCCGGCCAGCTGGACCCCCGACTCCCCAACA ATCAAACCAACACCAGAGGGATCCAAGGAATACTTTGAAAAAGTCAACTGA
- the tm9sf3 gene encoding transmembrane 9 superfamily member 3: MGSSRWKVAAAALLAIVGSLLTVDADEHEHTYIDKEEVVLWMNTVGPYHNRQETYKYFSLPFCAGSKKTISHYHETLGEALQGVELEFSGLDIKFKDEVMQTTYCEIDLDKAKRDAFVYAIKNHYWYQMYIDDLPIWGIVGEADENGEDHYLWTYKKLEIGYNGNRIVDVNLTSEGKVRLVPNTRIGMSYSVKWKKSDVKFEDRFDKYLDPSFFQHRIHWFSIFNSFMMVIFLVGLVSMILMRTLRKDYARYSKEEEMDDMDRDLGDEYGWKQVHGDVFRPSSHPLIFSSLIGSGCQIFSVSFIVIIVAMVEDLYTERGSMLSTAIFVYAATSPVNGYFGGSLYAKQGGRRWIKQMFIGAFLIPAMVCGTAFFINFIAMYYHASRAIPFGTMVAVCCICFFVILPLNLVGTILGRNLSGQPNFPCRVNAVPRPIPEKKWFMEPAVIVCLGGILPFGSIFIEMYFIFTSFWAYKIYYVYGFMMLVLVILCIVTVCVTIVCTYFLLNAEDYRWQWTSFLSAASTAVYVYMYSFYYYFFKTKMYGLFQTSFYFGYMAVFSTALGIMCGAVGYVGTSAFVRKIYTNVKID; the protein is encoded by the exons TACATCGATAAGGAGGAGGTAGTTTTATGGATGAACACAGTGGGGCCTTACCACAACCGACAGGAGACCTACAAGTACTTCTCTTTGCCCTTCTGCGCGGGCTCCAAGAAGACCATCAGTCACTACCATGAAACACTCGGAGAGGCTCTGCAGGGAGTGGAGCTGGAATTCAGCGGCCTCGACATCAAGTTCAAAG ATGAAGTCATGCAGACGACGTACTGTGAGATCGACCTGGATAAAGCCAAACGGGATGCCTTTGTCTATGCCATAAAGAATCACTACTGGTACCAAATGTACATAGATGACCTGCCCATCTGGG GGATTGTTGGTGAGGCAGATGAAAACGGAGAAGATCATTATCTGTGGACGTACAAGAAACTGGAGATCGGCTACAATGGCAACAGAATTGTTGATGTAAATCTGACCAGCGAGGGGAAAGTCCGGCTCGTGCCAAACACACGGATCGGAATGTCTTATTCT GTGAAGTGGAAGAAGTCAGATGTGAAATTTGAAGACAGATTCGACAAGTACCTGGACCCATCCTTCTTCCAGCACAGG ATTCACTGGTTTTCCATCTTCAACTCCTTCATGATGGTCATTTTCCTGGTGGGTCTGGTGTCCATGATTCTGATGAGAACACTAAGAAAGGATTATGCCAGATACAgtaaagaggaggaaatggatgACATG GATAGGGACCTGGGAGATGAATACGGGTGGAAGCAGGTACATGGAGATGTGTTTCGACCATCAAGCCACCCACTGATCTTCTCTTCACTCATTGGCTCTGGCTGCCAGatcttctctgtctccttcatcgtcatcatcgtcgCTATGGTTGAGGATCTGTACACAGA GAGAGGATCCATGCTGAGCACAGCCATTTTTGTTTATGCTGCCACCTCCCCTGTCAATGGCTACTTTGGGGGAAGTTTGTATGCAAAACAAGGAG GCAGAAGATGgataaaacaaatgttcattGGGGCCTTCTTGATCCCAGCGATGGTGTGTGGGACTGCCTTCTTCATCAACTTCATCGCTATGTACTACCACGCCTCCAGAGCCATCCCATTCGGCACCATG GTTGCTGTTTGCTGTATCTGCTTCTTCGTCATCCTGCCGCTAAACCTCGTGGGAACAATTTTGGGGAGGAATCTGTCAGGGCAGCCAAACTTCCCCTGCCGAGTGAACGCTGTGCCGCGACCCATCCCAGAGAAGAAATG GTTCATGGAGCCCGCTGTCATCGTCTGCCTCGGAGGAATCCTTCCTTTCGGCTCCATTTTCATTGAAAT GTACTTCATCTTCACGTCTTTCTGGGCCTACAAAATCTACTACGTGTACGGCTTCATGATGCTGGTCCTGGTCATCCTCTGCATTGTGACCGTGTGTGTCACCATCGTTTGCACGTACTTCCTGCTCAACGCTGAGGATTACAGATG GCAATGGACAAGTTTCCTCTCGGCTGCATCCACTGCTGTTTATGTTTACATGTATTCCTTTTACTACTATTTCTTCAAAACTAA GATGTACGGGCTGTTCCAGACGTCCTTCTACTTCGGTTACATGGCTGTGTTCAGCACTGCTCTAGGAATCATGTGTG GTGCCGTTGGATACGTGGGAACAAGTGCCTTTGTGAGGAAGATCTACACAAATGTGAAAATCGACTAA